A window from Pseudomonas alloputida encodes these proteins:
- the bcsR gene encoding cellulose biosynthesis protein BcsR encodes MITGKADPSDRSDDIAQLRQHLDMPELNYQDISMLVGVQQALQRWPLLGESCRASSDDALYAAVTRRERVAP; translated from the coding sequence ATGATCACTGGCAAGGCAGACCCGTCCGACCGTAGCGACGATATTGCCCAGTTGCGCCAGCACCTGGACATGCCTGAGCTGAACTACCAGGACATCTCGATGCTGGTGGGCGTTCAGCAGGCCCTGCAGCGCTGGCCATTGCTGGGTGAAAGCTGCAGGGCCAGCAGCGACGATGCGCTGTACGCGGCTGTCACCCGGCGCGAGAGGGTCGCGCCATGA
- the bcsC gene encoding cellulose synthase complex outer membrane protein BcsC, whose protein sequence is MQRMIGVLMLAAITCQADAQPKDIDEQRQWLLDQVRRGEALHRDDLVRDALGRLQLLEPRNPDVLLAALSLALREKNSSEAEQLSARISAVAPGSLQARQAARLLELQQPAPARRLQQARLLAVTGRNEEALAVYEQLFAGEPPSLELALDYWRVRGNLPGQRPEAIRQLQRLDQQYPGSAGLRQTLAGWLFAEKRDREALALLDQLARDPGARDAAAQREFDYLSGQAVSATSAAAWQAFLQRYPASPLLAQASETLQQQRKLLADPAWQAGQRGKALLDKGLNAEAETQLRRALRQYPGDASLHGALGYALMRQGRHEDAHAAFRAASAKEQDTYWISQWKDLESSSQYWALLKKAERALEVKDVRGARALYQQARQQRPKDEYALLGLADVSLAEGDVAAAERQYLQVRRMAPDNESAVRGLMRVYQAQSPGKAQAYLDSLPPRQQAQFASLRRSLELARLRQQGDEALQREDWSTASHVLGQASALAPDEPWLVYQLANSLRHQGRTGEADAAFARLVQHQPRDPATRYANGLFLESSDRDALALESLRAVPQATWSADMHALEQRVQRRMTLASAQQLQAQGRSAEATALLEAGLARGEGSPDDLMLLADWAAARGEHGKARSYYQRVLVVQPGRPDARLGVMESAVAEGNLQQARHMLGVKVPQFAADDGNAQRRLAAVWTALGEHDQAARLLDRIAAQQTRPDPLLRRDAARLVAQDDPQRALDLYAAAMADAQLLDRAAVAPRDDRALTLASREQDGDDWLARSLRSDVDALYRQRNTHVTLMHDYGWREDDGTPGTSELSTQSTLLHVDTPWQEGTAFARVERIGMDAGSFEPNDQGSYTPDFGSCQFVGQTADGKTLPACTGGSQTANGSLLALGWQGSRWAFDLGTTQGYAINNWLGGATVNGDLGQVGWSLTASRRPMSNSLLSFAGARDRPTGVRWGGVTANGATLGLSWDQGGDNGVWASLGHHWLYGENVADNQRTRAMAGFYHRVVEKADERVRVGVTLMHWRHDKDLGGYSLGQGGYYSPQRYSSVGVPVSYAWRNYDWSLLLEGSVSWSQAHSGSSRLYPDAHINRKVLANYGVDSNIDAMTEASDSSGLGYRLRGLFERRLSDQWVLGGGFDWQHSDDYAPSHGMLYLRYLFEPWRGNLALPVTPLEPSSEWR, encoded by the coding sequence ATGCAGCGAATGATCGGCGTGTTGATGCTGGCGGCAATAACCTGCCAGGCAGATGCGCAACCCAAGGATATCGATGAACAGCGCCAATGGCTGCTGGACCAGGTACGCCGCGGCGAAGCGCTGCACCGTGACGACCTGGTGCGCGATGCGCTGGGCCGTTTGCAGTTGCTTGAGCCGCGCAACCCGGACGTGTTGCTGGCGGCCTTGAGCCTGGCATTGCGCGAGAAGAACAGCAGTGAAGCCGAGCAGTTGAGTGCGCGGATCAGTGCCGTGGCGCCTGGCAGCCTGCAAGCACGTCAGGCCGCACGCCTGCTTGAGCTTCAACAACCGGCGCCTGCACGGCGCTTGCAGCAGGCGCGTCTGCTGGCAGTTACCGGCCGTAATGAAGAGGCGCTGGCGGTATACGAACAGTTGTTTGCCGGCGAACCACCCAGCCTTGAATTGGCCCTGGACTACTGGCGCGTGCGCGGCAATCTGCCAGGCCAACGCCCTGAGGCGATCCGCCAGTTGCAGCGGTTGGATCAGCAGTACCCGGGCAGCGCCGGGCTGCGCCAGACCCTGGCTGGTTGGTTGTTCGCCGAAAAGCGTGACCGCGAGGCCTTGGCCCTGCTCGATCAGCTGGCGCGAGACCCTGGTGCACGGGATGCCGCTGCCCAGCGCGAGTTCGACTACCTGTCCGGGCAAGCCGTGAGTGCCACCAGCGCGGCAGCCTGGCAAGCCTTTCTTCAGCGTTACCCGGCTTCGCCGTTGCTGGCACAGGCCAGCGAGACCTTGCAACAGCAGCGCAAGCTGCTGGCCGACCCGGCATGGCAGGCCGGTCAACGGGGTAAGGCATTGCTCGACAAGGGCCTTAATGCCGAAGCGGAAACGCAGCTGCGCCGCGCACTGCGCCAGTACCCGGGCGATGCCAGCCTGCATGGGGCCCTGGGTTATGCGTTGATGCGCCAGGGCCGCCATGAAGACGCCCATGCGGCGTTCCGCGCGGCGAGCGCCAAGGAGCAGGACACCTACTGGATCAGCCAATGGAAGGACCTGGAGTCGTCCAGCCAGTATTGGGCCCTGCTGAAGAAAGCCGAGCGGGCCCTGGAGGTGAAAGACGTGCGCGGTGCGCGCGCACTTTACCAGCAGGCTCGCCAGCAACGGCCAAAGGATGAATACGCGTTGCTGGGCCTGGCAGATGTCTCGCTGGCCGAGGGCGATGTGGCGGCTGCCGAGCGGCAGTACCTGCAGGTACGGCGTATGGCGCCGGATAACGAAAGTGCCGTGCGTGGCTTGATGCGCGTTTACCAGGCGCAGTCGCCAGGCAAGGCGCAGGCATACCTGGACAGCCTGCCACCACGGCAGCAGGCGCAGTTCGCCAGCCTGCGACGCAGCCTGGAACTTGCGCGGCTGCGCCAGCAAGGGGACGAAGCCCTGCAGCGCGAGGACTGGTCGACGGCCAGCCACGTGCTGGGCCAGGCTTCGGCCCTGGCCCCCGATGAGCCTTGGCTGGTGTATCAGCTGGCCAACAGTCTGCGTCACCAAGGGCGCACTGGCGAGGCCGACGCGGCATTTGCCAGGCTGGTGCAGCACCAGCCACGTGATCCGGCAACGCGCTATGCCAACGGCCTGTTCCTGGAGTCCAGCGACCGTGATGCCTTGGCTCTGGAAAGTCTGAGGGCGGTACCTCAGGCGACCTGGAGCGCGGACATGCACGCGCTGGAACAGCGTGTTCAGCGGCGTATGACCCTGGCCTCTGCGCAGCAGTTGCAGGCACAAGGCCGCAGTGCCGAGGCGACAGCCTTGCTTGAAGCCGGCCTGGCGCGTGGTGAAGGTAGCCCGGACGACTTGATGCTGTTGGCTGACTGGGCAGCAGCGCGTGGTGAACATGGCAAGGCGCGCAGCTATTACCAGCGTGTACTGGTCGTGCAGCCTGGGCGCCCTGATGCACGCCTTGGGGTGATGGAAAGCGCCGTGGCCGAAGGCAACCTGCAGCAGGCCCGGCACATGCTGGGCGTGAAGGTGCCACAATTTGCCGCTGATGACGGCAACGCCCAGCGGCGCCTGGCGGCGGTGTGGACCGCGCTGGGTGAACACGATCAGGCGGCCAGGCTGCTTGACCGGATTGCCGCGCAGCAGACGCGACCCGATCCGTTGTTGCGGCGCGACGCAGCCCGCCTGGTAGCGCAGGATGATCCTCAACGAGCACTGGACCTTTACGCGGCAGCGATGGCCGATGCGCAGTTGCTGGACCGTGCTGCCGTAGCGCCACGGGATGACCGTGCATTGACCCTGGCCAGCCGCGAGCAGGATGGCGACGACTGGCTGGCCCGCAGCCTGCGCAGTGATGTGGATGCCCTGTATCGCCAGCGCAATACCCATGTGACGCTGATGCATGACTACGGCTGGCGCGAGGATGACGGTACGCCCGGTACTTCGGAACTGAGTACCCAGTCGACCTTGTTGCATGTCGACACCCCTTGGCAGGAGGGCACCGCGTTTGCGCGAGTAGAGCGCATTGGCATGGATGCGGGGTCGTTCGAGCCGAACGATCAGGGAAGCTACACCCCCGACTTCGGCAGCTGCCAGTTTGTTGGCCAGACCGCTGACGGCAAAACACTGCCCGCGTGCACGGGGGGATCGCAGACTGCAAACGGCAGCCTGTTGGCGTTGGGTTGGCAGGGCAGCCGCTGGGCGTTCGACCTGGGCACCACCCAGGGCTATGCAATCAACAACTGGCTGGGCGGCGCAACGGTCAACGGTGACCTCGGGCAGGTTGGCTGGTCGCTGACCGCCTCGCGCCGGCCGATGAGCAATTCATTGCTGTCGTTCGCCGGCGCACGCGACCGCCCGACGGGCGTGCGCTGGGGCGGGGTCACTGCCAATGGCGCCACGCTCGGCCTGAGCTGGGACCAAGGTGGCGACAACGGGGTGTGGGCCAGCCTGGGGCACCATTGGCTGTACGGCGAAAACGTGGCCGACAACCAGCGGACCCGGGCCATGGCCGGCTTTTACCACCGCGTGGTGGAAAAGGCCGACGAGCGTGTACGTGTTGGCGTGACGCTGATGCACTGGCGCCATGACAAGGACCTGGGCGGCTACAGCCTGGGGCAGGGCGGTTACTACAGCCCGCAGCGCTACAGTTCGGTGGGCGTGCCGGTCAGTTATGCCTGGCGCAACTACGACTGGTCGCTGCTGCTGGAAGGTTCCGTCAGCTGGTCTCAGGCTCATAGTGGCAGTAGCCGCTTGTACCCGGACGCGCACATCAACCGCAAGGTACTGGCGAATTATGGCGTCGACTCCAACATCGATGCGATGACCGAAGCCAGCGACAGCAGCGGGTTGGGCTACCGCCTGCGCGGTCTGTTCGAACGGCGCCTAAGTGACCAGTGGGTACTGGGCGGCGGCTTCGACTGGCAGCATAGCGATGACTATGCGCCTAGCCATGGCATGCTCTACCTGCGCTACCTGTTCGAACCGTGGCGAGGCAACCTAGCCCTGCCGGTGACACCGCTGGAGCCTTCCAGCGAGTGGCGGTGA
- the bcsB gene encoding cellulose biosynthesis cyclic di-GMP-binding regulatory protein BcsB, producing the protein MMTGYPARTWGLAMALFTALSQSAAAASVAPLAEPAVPTPTVPNWQVAKTFEQLGHASDSLLLGVRNSEHIEFGLRRDRLATDASLQLDYTPSPALLPNLSHLRVYLNDELMGVVPVEKEQLGQRVRRQLPLDPKLLGDFNRVRLEFVGHYTDVCEDPAHSGLWLNLNRKSQVQLHEQALVLENDLAHFPLPFFDTRDTGKVVLPVVFSGVPSLGEQRAAAILASYFGSQAGWRKASFPVLYNNLPARGEKPAPSIVFASNDRRPAFLADLQQFPPVDGPVLQVIDHPHDRFSKVLLVLGRNDDDLIKAASALAVGNNLFRGARVKVEQMTALQPRQPYDAPNWTRTDRPVRFAELLDYPEQLQVSGLQPRPVTLELNLPPDLFVWRNQGIPLRTLYRYTAPAVTDESRLSISVNDQYITSMPLVGNDRRGGTLEEMRLAVLSGDNTALSENSLVPALKIGDRNRLRFDFSFASTLGSAQRDRCQTSLPVDVRAAIDDNSTIDLSGYHHYIAMPDLRAFARSGFPFSRMADLSETLVIMPAKPTAMQVGTLLDTVGGLAGQIGYPALGLQLIDDWQQVAAADADLLLIGSLPEALRDAPDLGLLLSAQRDWLLQGRSASLPGGQRFDTEPVAASSRVAVSAQAPIAAITGLKSPFHEQRSVVALLANSDSDYALLRDMLGDVGKLDAVAGSVTLLRSSGVSSQFVGEHYFVGALPWWLLLWFHLSEHPVLLAVIAAVCVVLFAFLLWRALRWAGKRRLGEAG; encoded by the coding sequence ATGATGACTGGTTATCCCGCGCGTACCTGGGGCCTGGCGATGGCGCTGTTTACCGCCTTGTCGCAGAGCGCCGCTGCTGCTTCCGTAGCTCCGCTTGCCGAGCCTGCGGTACCCACACCCACGGTACCAAACTGGCAGGTTGCGAAAACCTTCGAGCAGCTTGGGCATGCGTCCGACAGCCTGCTGCTGGGGGTACGCAACAGTGAGCATATCGAGTTTGGCCTGCGTCGCGATCGCCTGGCCACCGATGCCAGCTTGCAACTGGACTACACGCCTTCGCCAGCCTTGCTGCCGAACCTGTCGCACTTGCGCGTCTACCTCAACGACGAGCTGATGGGCGTAGTTCCGGTGGAAAAGGAGCAGTTGGGCCAGCGTGTACGTCGCCAGCTGCCGTTGGACCCGAAACTGCTTGGCGACTTCAACCGGGTACGTCTGGAGTTTGTCGGGCACTATACCGATGTCTGCGAAGACCCGGCCCACAGCGGCCTGTGGCTTAACCTCAACCGCAAGAGCCAGGTACAGTTGCACGAGCAGGCGCTGGTGCTGGAAAACGACCTGGCGCATTTCCCGTTGCCGTTCTTCGATACCCGCGACACCGGCAAGGTAGTGCTGCCGGTGGTGTTCAGCGGCGTGCCGAGCCTGGGCGAGCAGCGTGCGGCGGCAATCCTGGCATCCTACTTCGGCAGCCAGGCCGGTTGGCGCAAGGCCAGCTTCCCTGTGTTGTACAACAACCTGCCGGCCCGTGGCGAAAAACCTGCACCGAGCATCGTGTTTGCCAGCAACGACCGTCGCCCGGCGTTCCTCGCCGATCTGCAGCAGTTCCCGCCAGTCGACGGCCCCGTGCTGCAGGTGATCGATCATCCGCACGACCGCTTCAGCAAAGTGCTGCTGGTGCTGGGCCGTAACGACGACGACCTGATCAAGGCCGCCTCGGCGCTGGCGGTCGGCAACAATCTGTTCCGTGGCGCGCGCGTCAAAGTGGAGCAGATGACCGCGTTGCAACCGCGTCAGCCCTACGATGCGCCGAACTGGACGCGCACCGACCGGCCGGTACGATTTGCCGAACTGCTGGATTACCCCGAGCAACTGCAAGTCAGCGGCCTGCAACCGCGGCCGGTGACACTGGAACTGAACCTGCCGCCCGACTTGTTCGTCTGGCGCAACCAGGGTATTCCGCTGCGCACCCTGTACCGCTATACGGCGCCAGCGGTGACCGACGAATCGCGCCTGAGCATCAGCGTCAACGATCAGTACATCACCAGCATGCCGCTGGTGGGCAATGACCGGCGCGGCGGTACCCTTGAGGAAATGCGCCTGGCAGTGCTGTCCGGTGACAACACTGCATTGAGCGAGAACTCGCTGGTGCCGGCGCTGAAGATTGGCGACCGCAACCGCCTGCGCTTCGACTTCAGCTTTGCCAGCACCTTGGGCAGCGCCCAGCGCGATCGCTGCCAGACCTCGCTGCCGGTGGACGTGCGTGCAGCGATCGACGACAACTCCACCATCGACCTTTCTGGTTACCACCATTACATCGCCATGCCCGACCTGCGTGCATTCGCCCGCAGTGGCTTCCCGTTCAGCCGCATGGCCGACCTGTCCGAGACGCTGGTCATCATGCCGGCCAAACCTACGGCGATGCAGGTCGGCACTTTGCTCGACACAGTTGGCGGGTTGGCCGGACAGATCGGTTACCCGGCGCTTGGCCTGCAATTGATCGACGACTGGCAACAGGTCGCAGCGGCAGACGCCGACTTGCTGCTGATCGGCAGCCTGCCCGAGGCCCTGCGCGACGCGCCCGACCTTGGCCTGTTGCTCAGCGCCCAGCGTGACTGGTTGCTGCAGGGCCGCAGCGCATCGTTGCCCGGTGGCCAGCGTTTCGATACTGAGCCGGTGGCTGCAAGCAGCCGCGTGGCGGTCAGCGCCCAGGCGCCGATTGCGGCCATCACCGGGCTGAAGTCGCCGTTCCACGAGCAGCGCAGTGTTGTGGCCTTGCTGGCCAACAGCGACAGCGATTACGCATTGCTGCGCGACATGCTTGGCGATGTAGGCAAGCTCGATGCGGTGGCGGGTTCGGTAACGCTGTTACGCAGCAGTGGCGTGAGCAGCCAGTTCGTCGGCGAGCACTACTTCGTGGGCGCGCTGCCATGGTGGCTGCTGCTGTGGTTCCACTTGTCCGAGCACCCTGTGTTGCTGGCGGTGATCGCGGCTGTTTGCGTGGTGCTGTTCGCCTTCTTGTTGTGGCGGGCACTGCGCTGGGCAGGCAAGCGCCGCTTGGGTGAGGCGGGGTGA
- the bcsQ gene encoding cellulose biosynthesis protein BcsQ codes for MTSLALHGVRGGLGRSALLAALGYALQGVGERVLLIDLCPSNLLGLHFNLPLDTSEGWALAEREGRPFSDAVYEVLDGLCLLPYGNLPGGAQHRVPDAQSWPARQVELAEHFDWLLYDLPQLPGDTTGNGIETDVRVLVAEAEMASHLLLGRRPLEHFDMLLVNRYDPASRLQSDLLMVWRDLFRDRLPIQVVHRDEAFLEALAYKAPLGLYAPQSLACRDVQSLAVRCLTRRQP; via the coding sequence ATGACCAGCCTGGCTTTGCATGGGGTACGCGGAGGCCTGGGGCGCAGCGCCTTGCTGGCTGCATTGGGCTACGCGCTGCAGGGCGTGGGCGAACGGGTGCTGCTGATTGACCTGTGCCCCAGCAACTTGCTCGGGCTGCACTTCAACCTGCCGCTGGATACGTCCGAGGGCTGGGCGCTGGCCGAGCGGGAAGGGCGGCCGTTCAGCGATGCCGTGTACGAGGTGCTCGATGGCCTGTGCCTGCTGCCGTACGGCAACCTGCCTGGCGGTGCGCAGCACCGTGTGCCCGATGCGCAGTCATGGCCCGCTCGCCAGGTCGAGCTGGCCGAGCATTTCGACTGGCTGTTGTACGACCTGCCGCAATTGCCGGGCGATACCACCGGCAATGGCATCGAGACTGATGTACGGGTACTGGTGGCAGAAGCCGAAATGGCCAGCCACCTGCTGCTCGGGCGACGTCCGCTCGAGCACTTCGACATGCTGCTGGTCAACCGCTATGACCCGGCCAGCCGCTTGCAGAGCGACCTGTTGATGGTGTGGCGTGACTTGTTTCGTGATCGCTTGCCGATCCAGGTGGTCCATCGCGACGAAGCCTTCCTCGAAGCGCTGGCGTACAAGGCTCCCCTGGGTCTTTACGCACCGCAGAGCCTGGCCTGCCGGGATGTGCAAAGCCTGGCGGTGCGCTGTCTGACGAGGCGCCAGCCGTGA
- the bcsZ gene encoding cellulose synthase complex periplasmic endoglucanase BcsZ: protein MMRQMLVGLVALGLPVFANAGSVCPWPAWERFKAELVSVDGRVIDPSDERLITTSEGQSYALFFALVGNDRQTFAQLLRWTSNNLAEGDLARHLPAWLWGRDGQQQWQVLDANNASDADLWIAYSLLEAGRLWDQPAYTQLGQHLLWRIAAQTVRKLPGLGVMLLPGDYGFEDAQGTRLNPSYLPLQLLDRFSDVDPLWGELAANTRRLWLASSPKGFAPDWLLWTPAGKPAADTKHGNAGDYDAIRVYLWVGMLAEGAAQRRELVAHYAPMAALTQRQGLPPEHLDARSGEARGHGPAGFSAALLPLLAASPEHVAGLAAQRQRLREQPVEAKAYYSQVLALFGQGFDEARYRFDPHGRLLPAWSAPCSE, encoded by the coding sequence ATGATGCGCCAGATGCTGGTAGGGCTGGTCGCCTTAGGCCTGCCCGTTTTCGCCAATGCCGGGTCGGTTTGCCCATGGCCTGCCTGGGAGCGGTTCAAGGCCGAGCTGGTGAGTGTGGATGGGCGGGTCATCGACCCGAGTGACGAGCGCCTGATCACCACCTCGGAAGGGCAGAGTTACGCGCTGTTCTTCGCCCTGGTAGGTAACGACCGGCAAACCTTCGCGCAGTTGCTGCGTTGGACCAGCAACAACCTCGCCGAGGGTGACCTGGCCCGGCATCTGCCTGCCTGGCTGTGGGGCCGTGACGGGCAGCAGCAGTGGCAGGTGCTGGACGCCAACAACGCCAGCGATGCCGATCTGTGGATCGCCTACAGCCTGCTGGAAGCAGGGCGGTTGTGGGACCAGCCGGCCTACACGCAACTGGGCCAGCACCTGCTGTGGCGTATCGCCGCGCAGACCGTGCGCAAGCTTCCAGGCCTTGGTGTGATGTTGCTGCCAGGTGACTACGGCTTCGAAGACGCCCAGGGTACCCGCCTGAACCCCAGCTACCTGCCGCTGCAGCTGCTCGACCGCTTCAGCGATGTGGACCCCTTGTGGGGTGAGCTGGCGGCCAACACGCGGCGTTTGTGGTTGGCATCGTCGCCAAAGGGTTTTGCCCCGGACTGGTTGCTGTGGACGCCGGCCGGAAAGCCAGCGGCAGACACGAAACATGGCAATGCCGGTGATTATGACGCCATTCGTGTGTACCTGTGGGTCGGCATGTTGGCCGAGGGGGCGGCGCAACGCCGCGAACTGGTGGCCCATTATGCGCCGATGGCGGCATTGACCCAGCGCCAGGGGCTACCTCCTGAGCACCTGGATGCACGCAGCGGTGAAGCCCGCGGCCATGGCCCGGCGGGTTTCTCTGCGGCCTTGCTGCCATTGCTTGCTGCCTCGCCAGAGCACGTGGCCGGCTTGGCGGCCCAGCGCCAGCGCTTGCGCGAACAGCCGGTCGAGGCCAAGGCGTATTACAGCCAGGTGCTGGCGCTGTTCGGCCAGGGCTTCGACGAGGCCCGTTACCGTTTTGACCCGCACGGCCGGCTGTTGCCGGCCTGGAGCGCGCCATGCAGCGAATGA
- the bcsA gene encoding UDP-forming cellulose synthase catalytic subunit: protein MTLNPLSAYTWFTVRGARLPVAWLFTLGVWLAFLFLRLESPAWQALLAERQRLYPQLAGKRPTLGDPLRLLIQSLWLLLRRQPQVRTARPGRRALGAVRMHLRAAGGVARHYRGLLIDALQQVPARYRASAFKHQASARLRGLSVFARRAFYSVLTVFALSLALLCVTEPFGYLAQLMFICLLLVIALLVRHMPGRFPTLMLIVLSTIISCRYLWWRYTSTLNWNDTTDLVFGVILLAAETYSWFVLILGYIQTSWPLQRKPANLPANTRHWPTVDLLIPTYNEDLSVVRTTVMAALGLDWPRECLRIYILDDGRRDAFRAFADEVGVGYIVRPDSKHAKAGNLNHALGVTDSELIAIFDCDHVPVRSFLQLTVGWFLKDAKLALVQTPHHFFSPDPFERNLGSFRRRPNEGELFYGLIQDGNDMWNAAFFCGSCAVLRRTALESIGGFAVETVTEDAHTALRLHRQGWTSAYLSIPQAAGLATESLSAHIGQRIRWARGMVQIFRTDNPLFGRGLSLFQRVCYANAMLHFLAGLPRLVFLTAPLAFLLLHAYIIYAPALMILLYVLPHMIHASLTNSRMQGRYRQTFWGEVYETVLAWYIARPTTVALFAPKKGTFNVTAKGGLMEQEQFDWRIAQPYLWLAALNVVGLGFAVWRLVTGPTAEIGTVIVSSLWVIYNLLIIGAAVAVAAEVRQVRRAHRVQMRLPAGLMLASGHAYPCTLVDYSDGGIGLQVQPGLELKPGEQVRLLLNRGQREFAFQACVTRTVGQHVGLVFRDLALQQRIDLVHCTFARADAWLGWNEQHEVERPLRSLIDVLKLGGVGYVRLVEHMPPWLRAWLRPLRSLASWLASYWPRTPQAIPSMNPVDRDA from the coding sequence GTGACCCTGAACCCTCTGTCGGCCTATACCTGGTTCACTGTCCGTGGTGCGCGTCTGCCGGTCGCGTGGCTGTTCACCCTCGGCGTGTGGCTGGCCTTCCTGTTCCTGCGCCTGGAATCACCCGCCTGGCAGGCGCTGCTGGCCGAGCGCCAACGCCTGTACCCGCAGCTGGCGGGCAAGCGCCCGACCCTGGGTGACCCGCTGCGTCTGTTGATCCAGAGCCTGTGGTTGTTGCTGCGGCGCCAACCGCAGGTGCGTACAGCAAGGCCTGGCCGCCGCGCATTGGGCGCGGTGCGCATGCACCTGCGGGCGGCAGGCGGGGTGGCGCGCCACTACCGCGGCCTGCTGATCGATGCATTGCAACAGGTACCCGCGCGCTACCGCGCCAGTGCTTTCAAACACCAGGCCTCGGCACGCCTGCGCGGCCTGAGCGTGTTTGCCCGGCGGGCGTTCTATAGCGTGCTGACGGTATTCGCCCTCAGCCTCGCCCTGCTGTGCGTGACCGAACCGTTCGGCTACCTGGCGCAGCTGATGTTCATCTGCCTGCTGCTGGTCATCGCCTTGCTGGTGCGACACATGCCGGGGCGTTTCCCGACTTTGATGCTGATCGTGCTGTCGACCATTATCTCGTGCCGCTATCTGTGGTGGCGCTACACCTCGACCCTGAACTGGAACGACACCACCGACTTGGTATTCGGGGTGATCCTGTTGGCGGCAGAAACCTATTCGTGGTTCGTGCTGATCCTGGGTTACATCCAGACCAGCTGGCCATTGCAGCGCAAGCCGGCAAACCTCCCGGCCAACACCAGGCACTGGCCAACCGTCGATTTGCTGATCCCCACCTACAACGAAGACCTGTCAGTGGTGCGCACCACGGTAATGGCCGCGCTGGGCCTGGACTGGCCACGCGAGTGCCTGCGCATCTACATTCTCGATGATGGCCGCCGCGACGCGTTTCGTGCCTTTGCCGACGAAGTCGGGGTAGGGTATATCGTGCGGCCCGACAGCAAGCATGCCAAGGCCGGTAACCTCAATCATGCGCTGGGCGTGACCGACAGCGAGTTGATCGCCATCTTCGACTGCGACCATGTGCCGGTGCGCTCCTTCCTGCAACTGACCGTGGGCTGGTTCCTCAAGGACGCTAAACTGGCGCTGGTGCAGACACCGCACCATTTCTTCTCGCCTGACCCGTTCGAGCGCAACCTCGGTTCGTTCCGCCGCCGCCCCAACGAAGGGGAGCTGTTCTACGGCCTGATCCAGGACGGCAACGATATGTGGAACGCGGCGTTTTTCTGCGGCTCGTGTGCCGTGCTGCGCCGCACCGCGCTGGAGAGCATCGGTGGTTTTGCCGTCGAGACCGTGACCGAGGATGCCCACACCGCCCTGCGCCTGCATCGTCAAGGGTGGACATCAGCCTACCTGAGCATTCCGCAGGCTGCGGGCCTGGCCACTGAAAGCCTGTCGGCGCACATCGGCCAGCGCATTCGCTGGGCCCGTGGGATGGTGCAGATCTTCCGCACCGACAACCCGCTGTTCGGGCGTGGCCTTAGCCTGTTCCAGCGGGTGTGCTACGCCAACGCGATGCTGCACTTTCTGGCCGGCCTGCCGCGGCTGGTGTTCCTGACGGCGCCACTGGCGTTCCTGTTGCTGCATGCCTACATCATCTACGCACCGGCATTGATGATTCTGCTGTACGTGCTGCCACACATGATCCACGCCAGCCTGACCAACTCGCGCATGCAGGGCAGGTACCGACAAACCTTCTGGGGCGAGGTCTACGAGACCGTACTGGCCTGGTACATCGCCCGCCCAACCACGGTGGCGCTGTTCGCGCCGAAAAAAGGCACGTTCAACGTCACCGCCAAGGGCGGCTTGATGGAGCAGGAACAGTTCGACTGGCGAATCGCCCAACCTTACCTGTGGCTGGCGGCGCTCAACGTGGTGGGTCTGGGCTTTGCGGTGTGGCGCCTGGTCACCGGCCCGACGGCAGAAATCGGCACGGTGATCGTCAGCTCGCTGTGGGTGATCTACAACCTGCTGATTATCGGTGCCGCAGTTGCGGTGGCCGCCGAAGTGCGCCAGGTGCGCCGCGCCCATCGGGTGCAGATGCGCTTGCCGGCGGGGCTGATGCTTGCCAGCGGTCATGCCTACCCCTGCACCCTGGTCGACTACTCCGACGGCGGTATCGGCCTGCAGGTACAGCCCGGTCTGGAGCTGAAACCGGGGGAGCAGGTACGCCTGCTGCTCAACCGCGGCCAGCGCGAGTTCGCCTTCCAGGCGTGCGTCACCCGTACCGTCGGGCAACACGTGGGCCTGGTGTTCCGCGACCTCGCCCTGCAGCAGCGTATCGACCTGGTCCACTGCACCTTTGCCCGCGCCGATGCCTGGCTTGGCTGGAACGAGCAGCACGAGGTCGAGCGCCCGCTGCGCAGCCTGATCGATGTGTTGAAGCTGGGTGGCGTCGGTTACGTGCGCCTGGTCGAGCACATGCCGCCATGGCTGCGGGCGTGGTTGCGCCCGTTGCGTTCGCTGGCGTCGTGGCTGGCCAGCTACTGGCCCCGCACACCGCAGGCAATCCCTTCCATGAACCCTGTTGATCGAGACGCATGA